A window of the Brassica napus cultivar Da-Ae chromosome C5, Da-Ae, whole genome shotgun sequence genome harbors these coding sequences:
- the LOC106366718 gene encoding uncharacterized protein At3g43530-like, translated as MAPKTRFTEQTNKEGAPEKKKKNESVVEKKKAAVEKKKAEAEKKKKDSVIKKKQAAVKRRREAVKKKRDAEKKKIETAEKKRKRDSGVDDESSSNPTKRPQTASSPEHQADPDHYPPLSTELPSQDDREGTPSPSVPIEPQKSPTQTPNEAENPLQAPITSTNRESGSPEAAINNDGQTIGSNNIDSNSHEAAIGSAAIDNDAPRTVESDDMTVEADRPAGFFFNPSNYGKGCKLSSRCHQHDFLNKTIGKLDASEKSWFQEHPQFKHIFHMDCTSTRKVMGLWMLLLRTMHTEKGRQAWFGVNGVPIRYSIREHSLLSGLYCHSYPENYQSIGRLKFARKYFKVKKTKDGKEKGLQVTEADVKEKLQKMKFDGSGDRLRMAVLYFLATVLRGRSKAGYFIEYFLLQAVEDLEFCTEFPWGRYTFDDCMKEIFHVRDHFRDGIPEHAQWVFPGFINPLEILAFECIPVLRERFREPVPNCFDGCPRMCKWKFKRTGTTGFPLDMIYRTLGNTKEIISVLEPKGNEVDLLYEIMDEGTFEDLELIDDSDTLDIAVDSWNKILMEPGKKIFWPDLYEMDVRTREQQEEAGGEAGGEAGGEAGGEAGGEAGGEAGGEAGVQTGGEAGRESLRELELKLNKRMDDGFALRDETIRLLEARVKELEEEKIQRESWSFQEGEMYGDKEAEILGDKEGEMHGDKEGEIHGDKDGDETNKDGDKADKDGDDEPDKEGEDGDKADKDGDDEPDKEGEDGDEADKGDEAEKDGEKQIEAEADKGDEAEKDSEKQIEAEAEKDGEKHIEVEAEKLMQDTEDGDEQSTLQIMADTAERFEKAAAEKAVVDKTDEVVDDDALEKEGEVRVDDALENTASVGDSQDPAEMPKRVPKRSHLLRSPFTPN; from the exons ATGGCTCCAAAGACTCGTTTCACCGAACAAACGAACAAAGAAGGTGcgccggagaagaagaagaagaatgagtcagtggtggagaagaagaaagctgcggtggagaagaagaaagctgaggcggaaaagaagaagaaagactctgtgataaagaaaaaacaagcaGCGGTGAAAAGGAGGAGAGAagccgttaaaaaaaaaagagatgcagagaaaaagaagattgaaaccgcagagaagaagaggaagcgaGACAGTGGTGTAGACGATGAGTCCTCGTCCAATCCAACCAAGCGGCCTCAGACCGCATCTTCACCAGAACATCAAGCCGATCCTGATCATTATCCGCCACTATCAACGGAGTTACCTTCGCAGGATGATAGAGAGGGTACGCCAAGCCCATCAGTTCCGATTGAGCCACAAAAATCACCTACTCAAACACCCAATGAGGCGGAGAATCCACTGCAAGCTCCAATAACTTCTACCAACAGAGAATCAGGCTCACCCGAGGCTGCCATTAACAATGACGGGCAAACG ATTGGATCTAACAACATAGATTCAAATTCACATGAGGCTGCTATTGGATCTGCTGCCATTGACAACGACGCTCCAAGAACG gtTGAGAGTGATGATATGACCGTAGAAGCTGACAGACCTGCTGGTTTTTTCTTCAATCCGAGCAACTATGGAAAGGGTTGCAAGCTCTCCTCAAGGTGCCATCAACACGATTTTCTGAACAAGACGATTGGTAAGTTGGATGCCTCAGAGAAGAGTTGGTTTCAGGAACATCCTCAGTTCAAGCATATATTCCACATGGATTGTACCTCAACAAGAAAAGTGATGGGATTGTGGATGTTGCTACTTCGTACTATGCATACAGAGAAGGGTCGACAAGCTTGGTTTGGGGTAAACGGTGTTCCAATTAGATACTCTATCAGGGAACATAGCCTCCTCTCTGGTTTATACTGCCACTCATATCCAGAAAACTATCAGAGCATAGGGAGACTGAAGTTTGCGAGAAAGTATTTTAAagtgaagaagacaaaggatgGGAAGGAAAAGGGTCTGCAAGTGACAGAAGCGGATGTTAAGGAGAAACTTCAGAAGATGAAATTTGATGGTAGTGGCGATCGTCTGAGGATGGCGGTTCTTTACTTTCTGGCTACAGTTTTAAGAGGAAGGTCCAAAGCAGGATACTTCATTGAGTATTTCCTTCTCCAAGCAGTAGAAGATTTGGAGTTTTGCACCGAATTTCCATGGGGCCGTTACACCTTTGATGATTGCATGAAGGAGATTTTTCATGTAAGGGATCATTTTCGTGATGGGATCCCAGAGCATGCACAGTGGGTATTTCCTGGGTTTATCAACCCTTTGGAG ATATTAGCATTTGAATGTATCCCTGTCCTTAGGGAAAGATTCAGAGAGCCTGTTCCAAACTGTTTTGATGGTTGTCCAAGAATGTGCAAATGGAAGTTCAAGAGGACCGGAACAACAGGATTTCCACTTGACATGATTTATCGGACGCTAGGAAACACAAAG GAGATTATCAGTGTTTTGGAACCAAAAGGAAATGAAGTAGACCTTTTGTATGAAATAATGGATGAAGGGACTTTTGAAGACTTGGAGCTGATAGATGATTCGGATACGCTAGACATAGCTGTTGACAGTTGGAACAAGATCCTAATGGAACCAGGGAAAAAAATCTTCTGGCCGGATCTATATGAGATGGATGTGAGAACCCGAGAGCAACAAGAGGAGGCAGGAGGCGAGGCAGGGGGCGAGGCAGGAGGCGAGGCAGGAGGAGAGGCAGGAGGCGAGGCAGGAGGCGAGGCAGGGGGTGAGGCAGGAGTTCAAACAGGGGGCGAAGCAGGTCGTGAGAGTTTAAGAGAATTAGAGTTGAAGTTGAACAAAAGAATGGATGATGGATTTGCATTGAGAGACGAAACAATTCGTCTTCTGGAAGCAAGAGTaaaggagttggaagaagaaaaaatccaGAGAGAAAGTTGGTCGTTCCAGGAGGGCGAGATGTATGGTGATAAGGAGGCTGAGATACTTGGTGATAAGGAGGGCGAGATGCATGGTGATAAGGAGGGTGAGATACATGGTGATAAGGATGGTGATGAGACTAACAAGGATGGTGATAAGGCTGATAAGGATGGTGATGATGAGCCTGATAAGGAGGGTGAGGATGGTGATAAGGCTGATAAGGATGGTGATGATGAGCCTGATAAGGAGGGCGAGGATGGTGATGAGGCTGACAAGGGTGATGAGGCTGAGAAGGATGGTGAGAAGCAGATTGAGGCAGAGGCTGACAAGGGTGATGAGGCTGAGAAGGATAGTGAGAAACAGATTGAGGCAGAGGCTGAGAAGGATGGTGAGAAACATATCGAGGTAGAGGCTGAGAAgttgatgcaag ATACTGAAGATGGAGATGAGCAATCTACACTTCAAATTATGGCAGACACTGCAGAGAGATTTGAGAAGGCTGCTGCGGAAAAAGCTGTTGTGGACAAGACAGATGAGGTTGTAGATgatgatgctttggagaaggaAGGTGAGGTTAGAGTTGATGACGCTTTAGAGAACACAGCTTCGGTTGGAGATTCACAGGATCCTGCTGAGATGCCAAAGAGGGTGCCCAAGCGTTCTCATTTGTTGAGGTCTCCTTTTACGCCAAACTGA
- the LOC106452504 gene encoding myosin-binding protein 7, translating to MESPSKDLIQCCDCGCHSSPRSFHRSVKRRHDESNNPKVHIENECELLRETVTSQQQSIQELYDELEKERNAAASAADESMNVMQRLQNEKAELQMELRQYKLYVGEKMEHDLQEMLALEELVNQREQTIMALTCEAQAYKHRMMSYGLTEGEAEGGKSGNSSDGYDLTAYDYPPLKCNVVENHDPLGADVYVADDGKYPPVVSPLKSLDQRISEMETNPGFAELDGGFSGVKEKMVVGGQSPRPQRHFRRMSTKEVRPDAYVESPKKVANVSSYTENVNAKDDDSSDIGGDDMSDRVYTIDSVHHGVTEQKLEAETSDGMDLGDPDITKLYMRLQALEADRESMKQALVSMRTDKAQMVLLKEIAQHLSKEVVPQRRLPLRKASTGGPLPFTPVFKWISSFVSWRRKARRSKYMYGMSANNMGLQMLLEKVPRSRKWRCLRSTQV from the exons ATGGAGTCTCCTTCCAAAGATCTAATCCAATGCTGCGACTGTGGATGCCACTCCTCTCCACGCTCCTTCCACCGCTCCGTGAAACGCAGACACGACGAATCCAACAACCCCAAAGTCCACATCGAGAACGAGTGCGAGCTCCTCCGAGAAACCGTCACCAGCCAGCAGCAATCTATCCAGGAGCTCTACGACGAGCTCGAGAAGGAGAGGAACGCCGCGGCTTCGGCTGCGGACGAGTCCATGAACGTGATGCAGAGGCTGCAGAACGAGAAGGCAGAGCTTCAGATGGAGCTGAGGCAGTACAAGCTCTACGTTGGGGAGAAGATGGAGCACGATTTGCAGGAGATGTTGGCGTTGGAGGAGTTGGTTAATCAGAGGGAGCAGACTATAATGGCGTTGACGTGCGAGGCTCAGGCTTATAAGCATAGGATGATGAGTTATGGGTTAACGGAGGGTGAAGCTGAAGGGGGCAAGAGTGGTAACTCGAGTGATGGATATGATCTTACTGCTTATGATTATCCTCCTTTGAAGTGTAATGTAGTTGAGAATCATGATCCTCTGGGAGCTGATGTATATGTTGCTGATGATGGGAAGTATCCGCCTGTTGTTTCGCCTTTGAAGAGTTTGGATCAGAGGATCAGCGAGATGGAGACTAATCCTGGCTTTGCTGAGCTGGATGGTGGTTTCTCCGGTGTTAAGGAGAAGATGGTGGTTGGTGGTCAGAGTCCAAGGCCTCAACGACATTTTAGGAGGATGTCTACTAAAGAAGTTAGGCCTGATGCTTATGTTGAGTCTCCTAAGAAAGTGGCTAATGTCTCCTCATATACAGAGAATGTTAATGCTAAAGATGATGACTCTTCGGATATAGGAGGAGATGACATGAGTGATAGAGTTTACACCATTGACTCTGTTCATCACGGTGTAACTGAGCAAAAGCTTGAGGCTGAGACTTCTGATGGTATGGATCTTGGTGATCCTGATATAACGAAGCTGTACATGAGGCTTCAAGCACTGGAAGCTGACAGGGAATCGATGAAGCAGGCGCTTGTTTCTATGAGGACTGACAAGGCTCAGATGGTGCTGTTGAAAGAGATTGCTCAACATTTGTCAAAGGAAGTTGTTCCTCAAAGGAGGTTGCCTCTGAGGAAAGCATCCACCGGTGGGCCATTGCCTTTCACTCCTGTCTTTAAG TGGatctcttcttttgtttcctGGAGAAGAAAGGCTCGTAGAAGCAA GTATATGTATGGGATGTCAGCAAACAACATGGGACTGCAAATGCTTCTAGAAAAGGTCCCTAGATCAAGGAAATGGCGATGCCTCAGGAGCACGCAAGTGTGA